From a single Bacillus pseudomycoides DSM 12442 genomic region:
- a CDS encoding MFS transporter, with amino-acid sequence MNQQNSVQKKALIASLIGSSIEWFDFFLYGTAAALVFNKLFFVNEDPLVALMLSYLSFGIPFFIRPLGGIIFSHIGDKIGRKKTLVLTLSLMGGATVCIGLLPSYETIGILAPILLILLRIIQGLGIGGEWGGALLLAVEYAPKEKKGLFGSIPQTGVTIGMLLGTAAISFMTMISGDKFVTWGWRVPFILSAVLVFIGLWIRNGLDETPDFKKAKESGNISKLPIADTLRHHWKSVLIATGAKVAETGPFYIFSTFIVSYGTSQLKLPNTTVLNAVTIAMLITTIMIPIMGKLSDSIGRKKMYIWGTIAILLYAFPYFLILNQGTTFSIILATVIGLGILWAPVTAVLGTLFSEIFSTQVRYTGVTLGYQLGAALAGGTAPMIAAYLMNVYNNSWVPVALYIVLTCCISLIAITAVSTKQIAENVQKQDIQA; translated from the coding sequence ATGAATCAACAAAACTCTGTCCAGAAAAAAGCACTCATAGCTAGTTTAATTGGTAGTTCTATCGAATGGTTTGATTTCTTCTTATATGGAACTGCTGCTGCACTTGTATTTAACAAATTGTTTTTTGTAAACGAAGATCCTCTTGTCGCACTCATGCTTTCTTATCTTTCTTTTGGTATTCCATTTTTTATCCGTCCACTTGGAGGGATTATCTTTAGTCATATCGGTGACAAAATCGGAAGAAAAAAGACACTTGTGTTAACCCTATCTCTGATGGGAGGGGCGACAGTATGCATTGGTTTGCTTCCTTCATACGAAACTATCGGTATACTAGCTCCTATTCTTTTAATATTACTAAGAATTATTCAAGGATTAGGAATTGGCGGCGAATGGGGTGGTGCTTTACTATTAGCCGTAGAATATGCACCGAAGGAAAAAAAAGGACTTTTTGGTAGCATCCCTCAAACAGGTGTAACAATTGGAATGTTACTCGGAACTGCTGCGATCTCTTTCATGACAATGATTTCTGGTGATAAATTTGTAACGTGGGGATGGCGAGTTCCATTTATTTTAAGTGCCGTATTGGTATTCATAGGGTTATGGATTCGAAACGGATTAGATGAAACACCAGATTTCAAAAAAGCAAAAGAAAGCGGAAATATTTCAAAACTACCTATTGCTGACACTTTACGTCATCATTGGAAATCTGTACTTATCGCTACAGGAGCAAAGGTAGCGGAAACAGGTCCCTTCTATATTTTCTCGACATTCATTGTTTCTTATGGGACATCGCAGCTAAAACTACCCAATACAACTGTCTTAAACGCAGTTACAATCGCTATGCTCATTACTACTATTATGATTCCGATTATGGGAAAACTTTCAGATTCAATTGGAAGAAAGAAAATGTACATATGGGGCACGATTGCAATTCTCTTATATGCTTTTCCCTATTTCTTAATACTAAACCAAGGAACAACTTTCTCTATCATTCTCGCAACTGTTATCGGTTTAGGTATTTTATGGGCACCTGTAACCGCCGTATTAGGTACATTATTCTCTGAAATTTTCTCCACTCAAGTACGCTATACTGGCGTTACGCTAGGTTATCAATTAGGAGCTGCATTAGCTGGTGGGACAGCACCGATGATTGCTGCTTATTTAATGAATGTGTATAACAATTCTTGGGTTCCGGTAGCTTTATATATTGTACTTACTTGCTGCATTTCTTTAATCGCTATCACTGCCGTTTCAACAAAGCAAATTGCAGAAAATGTACAAAAGCAAGATATACAAGCCTAG
- a CDS encoding GNAT family N-acetyltransferase — translation MKVRHLQDEDYVTIHSVLNEWWGGRNMADMLPKLFFVHFRETSFIIEQDGEITGFLCGFFSQTYTDEAYVHFIGVNPKHRRKGIASTLYSYFFDAARANNRHIVKAVTSPVNKKSIQFHQEIGFEIEIGDGEVDGVSVHTNYDGDGGSRVLFVKKM, via the coding sequence ATGAAAGTAAGACACCTTCAAGACGAAGATTATGTAACGATTCATTCCGTGCTTAATGAGTGGTGGGGCGGGAGAAATATGGCTGATATGTTGCCGAAACTTTTTTTCGTTCATTTCCGAGAAACAAGTTTTATTATCGAGCAGGATGGGGAGATTACAGGGTTTTTATGTGGATTTTTCTCACAAACATATACCGATGAAGCATATGTTCATTTTATTGGAGTAAATCCAAAGCATCGAAGAAAGGGCATAGCTTCTACATTATACTCTTATTTTTTCGATGCAGCTCGCGCAAATAATCGTCATATTGTAAAAGCGGTAACTTCTCCGGTAAATAAAAAATCAATTCAATTCCATCAAGAAATTGGATTTGAAATTGAAATAGGTGATGGGGAAGTAGATGGAGTATCTGTACATACAAATTATGATGGGGATGGAGGGAGCAGGGTATTATTTGTGAAGAAGATGTAG
- a CDS encoding histidine phosphatase family protein encodes MKTFIYMVRHGESPKTEENKRTRGLTERGKLDTYRITDILQGEGIEVFVSSPYHRSILTIQELAKRLGQEVLVFEDLKERVFSAEDKRISDKELLPLLKKSFSDPNFALKGGESNAVCQNQAIKVLKELLKTYRGQKVVLGTHGAVMTLMMGYYDNQYGLNFLLHTSKPDIYRMEFHDQELVEVNRLWKC; translated from the coding sequence ATGAAAACTTTCATTTACATGGTGAGACATGGCGAATCACCAAAAACAGAAGAAAATAAAAGAACAAGAGGGTTAACTGAAAGAGGGAAATTAGATACTTATCGAATAACTGATATATTACAAGGGGAAGGTATTGAGGTTTTTGTTTCAAGCCCATACCACCGATCCATCCTAACTATTCAGGAGTTAGCTAAACGTTTAGGGCAAGAAGTTTTAGTATTTGAAGATCTAAAAGAGAGGGTTTTTTCTGCTGAAGACAAGCGAATATCTGATAAGGAATTATTACCTTTGTTAAAAAAATCATTTTCTGATCCAAACTTCGCTTTAAAGGGAGGAGAGTCTAATGCAGTTTGTCAGAACCAAGCTATAAAAGTTTTAAAAGAATTATTAAAGACTTATCGGGGCCAGAAAGTAGTATTAGGCACCCATGGAGCTGTTATGACTTTGATGATGGGATATTATGACAATCAGTACGGTTTGAACTTTTTACTACATACATCAAAACCGGATATATACAGAATGGAATTTCATGATCAGGAATTGGTGGAAGTTAATAGGTTGTGGAAATGTTAA
- a CDS encoding SDR family oxidoreductase, whose amino-acid sequence MKVLILGGTRFLGRALVEEALKRGHEVTLFNRGTNKDVFPEVEQLTGDRGSDVSCLANRKWDVVMDTCGFSPHQIKKIAAVLGDNIEHYTFISSISTYKDWIPLHIKEGYRVQPMPPSDKLKAVEDGEISPYEYYGALKVLCEEEVEKYWPGRVLHIRAGLLVGPFDYSDRLPYWVQRVAQGGKIMVPGRSDRPVQLIDVKDVATWAFDMAENRKVGKFNVTGPNNELTIEELLNTCKAVTNSDAEFVWVEEQFLIENKVQPWTEMPLWIPETFPLEGETEPWKGGFFISIEKAVNADLSFRPIEDTICDVYQWEKSRQDTERKAGISREREAELLEVWFQKEIL is encoded by the coding sequence ATGAAGGTCCTTATATTAGGAGGTACTCGTTTTTTAGGAAGAGCTTTAGTAGAAGAAGCATTGAAAAGAGGGCATGAAGTCACCTTATTTAATCGTGGCACGAATAAAGATGTATTTCCTGAAGTAGAGCAGCTAACCGGCGATAGAGGCAGTGATGTATCATGTTTAGCAAATCGAAAATGGGATGTTGTAATGGACACATGTGGATTTTCTCCTCATCAAATTAAAAAAATCGCTGCTGTACTTGGAGATAACATCGAACATTATACATTTATATCAAGTATCTCTACTTACAAAGATTGGATTCCACTTCATATTAAGGAAGGCTATCGTGTACAGCCTATGCCGCCTAGCGATAAGTTGAAAGCGGTTGAGGATGGGGAAATATCTCCTTACGAGTATTATGGAGCACTTAAAGTTTTATGCGAAGAAGAAGTAGAAAAATATTGGCCGGGGCGTGTTTTGCATATAAGAGCAGGGCTTCTTGTTGGACCATTTGACTATTCAGATCGACTCCCGTACTGGGTTCAGCGTGTAGCACAGGGTGGGAAAATAATGGTGCCAGGGCGTTCAGACCGTCCTGTTCAACTGATTGACGTGAAAGATGTGGCAACCTGGGCATTCGATATGGCAGAAAACAGAAAAGTAGGCAAGTTTAATGTAACAGGGCCGAATAATGAATTGACGATAGAAGAACTATTAAATACTTGTAAAGCAGTAACAAATAGCGATGCTGAATTTGTATGGGTAGAAGAACAATTTTTAATTGAGAATAAAGTACAGCCATGGACGGAGATGCCTTTATGGATTCCTGAAACTTTCCCATTAGAAGGGGAAACAGAGCCGTGGAAAGGTGGTTTTTTCATCAGTATAGAAAAAGCTGTTAACGCTGATCTTTCTTTCAGGCCTATTGAAGATACCATTTGTGATGTATATCAATGGGAGAAATCGAGACAGGATACAGAACGAAAGGCAGGTATATCAAGAGAAAGAGAGGCCGAATTGCTAGAGGTTTGGTTTCAGAAGGAGATATTATGA
- a CDS encoding PadR family transcriptional regulator, giving the protein MDRTSLIKGHLEMCVLSILSKGKSYGYEIMKELEKHNLKLKGVGSIYPILTKLKDQEWVHTYREMTESGKVRVYYEMNEKGEMYLQKKINEWLELQQDIKSLLQSGLKGEHFE; this is encoded by the coding sequence ATGGATAGAACAAGTTTAATTAAAGGTCATTTAGAGATGTGTGTGTTATCTATTTTGTCAAAGGGTAAAAGTTATGGATATGAAATTATGAAGGAGTTAGAAAAACACAATTTAAAACTGAAAGGAGTAGGAAGCATTTATCCCATTTTGACTAAGCTCAAAGATCAAGAATGGGTTCACACTTACCGTGAAATGACAGAAAGTGGTAAGGTTAGAGTTTATTATGAAATGAATGAAAAAGGGGAAATGTATCTTCAGAAAAAAATCAACGAGTGGTTGGAGTTACAACAGGATATAAAATCCCTACTGCAAAGTGGTTTGAAAGGAGAACATTTCGAATGA
- a CDS encoding serine hydrolase domain-containing protein: MKILKFMVIFICLLWNVVILFLPASKVSAEKDIKNTIDNYVETFLKEHRIPGASIAIVHENDLFYSKAWGVTEETEEKVTTETPFTIGSISKSLTGLAIMKLMEEGKVDLEDPVQKYIPWFTLKDKEAASNITIKHLLTHSSGISTYSGLSISDKESKDFHAIKNNVENLSNVTLTVSPGEKHQYSNANFLILGALIEEVTNQTYSDYMKQEVFLPLGMKSAAADNDTAYKKGYLAGYQSWFGIPRKSSVTYDNGGAPYGYITASAEDMLQYIKFLSRQENANFLTENTMNLYVSPHVQTGENRYYGLGVRITNPVSDEKMIWHSGSTPDSHAEMFFIPKTGWGGVILTNKNHILEEEALSYLKQGIINVINGNEPVDIPSNTPIVQLVTIGVICLLFVMLVYLLIKMKSKKIRKRSVWCISGIIFLVLSIATIPVLIYSTDSPWHAIYVFSPDLAYLSIGVVILFALNGLFSIIIAYKQNLQVKYFSS; the protein is encoded by the coding sequence ATGAAAATACTAAAATTCATGGTCATTTTTATATGCTTATTATGGAATGTGGTGATTTTATTTCTACCAGCCTCGAAAGTCTCCGCAGAAAAAGATATTAAGAATACTATAGACAACTATGTAGAAACTTTTTTAAAAGAACATCGAATTCCAGGAGCTTCGATTGCTATTGTTCATGAAAATGATTTATTTTATTCTAAAGCATGGGGTGTAACGGAAGAAACTGAGGAAAAAGTAACGACTGAAACTCCCTTTACTATAGGTTCGATAAGTAAATCATTAACAGGTTTAGCTATAATGAAATTAATGGAAGAAGGTAAAGTTGACCTTGAAGATCCAGTTCAAAAATACATCCCATGGTTTACACTTAAAGATAAAGAAGCAGCATCAAACATAACAATTAAACATCTGCTTACTCATTCAAGTGGAATTAGTACGTATTCTGGTTTATCAATATCAGATAAAGAATCTAAAGACTTTCATGCTATTAAAAACAATGTAGAAAACCTATCAAATGTTACACTTACCGTTTCACCTGGAGAAAAGCATCAATATAGTAATGCTAATTTCCTGATTCTTGGTGCTCTTATTGAAGAAGTTACCAATCAAACATATTCTGACTACATGAAGCAGGAAGTATTTTTACCATTAGGTATGAAAAGTGCCGCGGCTGATAATGATACTGCATATAAAAAAGGATATCTTGCTGGTTATCAGTCATGGTTTGGAATCCCTAGAAAAAGTTCGGTAACATATGATAATGGAGGAGCACCATATGGGTACATAACGGCAAGTGCAGAAGATATGCTTCAATACATTAAATTCCTTAGCCGACAAGAGAATGCCAATTTTTTAACTGAAAATACTATGAATCTTTATGTATCACCGCATGTTCAAACAGGTGAAAACCGCTACTATGGCTTAGGGGTAAGAATCACAAATCCAGTTTCTGATGAAAAAATGATATGGCATTCAGGCTCAACCCCTGATTCACATGCAGAAATGTTTTTTATACCGAAAACGGGTTGGGGCGGTGTGATTCTCACCAATAAAAATCATATTTTGGAAGAAGAGGCACTTTCCTATTTGAAGCAAGGTATTATAAATGTAATAAATGGAAATGAACCAGTTGATATACCTTCAAATACTCCTATTGTTCAATTGGTTACAATTGGGGTAATATGTTTACTTTTTGTAATGCTCGTTTATTTGTTGATAAAGATGAAATCAAAAAAAATTCGTAAAAGAAGCGTATGGTGCATTTCTGGTATTATTTTCTTAGTGCTATCTATCGCTACAATTCCGGTACTCATTTATAGTACGGATTCTCCATGGCATGCGATTTATGTGTTTTCTCCAGATTTAGCTTATTTATCAATTGGAGTAGTTATCCTGTTTGCGCTTAATGGATTGTTTTCTATTATCATCGCTTATAAGCAAAATTTGCAAGTGAAATATTTTAGTAGTTAA
- a CDS encoding NUDIX hydrolase, producing MDLTFKSEKTCFNYRVGAICKHNNKMLMIQNEGEDFWYIPGGRVQMLESSESAVRRELREELGVDVDVKRLLWMAENFFTYDEHQFHEISFYYKVNLLELPAKGEDSFFLEEDGKRYVFQWVPLEHVSEYNLKPDFLKDKVNELPIHMEHIVRNG from the coding sequence ATGGATCTTACATTCAAATCAGAAAAAACGTGTTTTAACTATCGAGTCGGCGCGATATGTAAACATAATAATAAAATGTTAATGATTCAAAATGAAGGGGAAGATTTCTGGTATATACCAGGTGGACGAGTGCAGATGCTAGAAAGCAGTGAATCGGCAGTGAGAAGAGAACTTAGGGAAGAACTAGGAGTAGATGTTGATGTGAAGAGACTGCTTTGGATGGCTGAAAATTTTTTCACATATGATGAACATCAATTTCATGAAATCAGCTTTTATTATAAAGTAAATTTACTGGAGCTGCCTGCAAAGGGAGAGGATTCTTTCTTTCTTGAAGAAGACGGCAAAAGGTATGTATTTCAATGGGTACCTTTAGAGCATGTAAGTGAATATAATTTGAAACCAGATTTTCTAAAGGATAAAGTGAATGAGTTGCCTATTCATATGGAGCATATTGTTAGGAATGGATAA